The following are encoded in a window of Sebastes fasciatus isolate fSebFas1 unplaced genomic scaffold, fSebFas1.pri Scaffold_39, whole genome shotgun sequence genomic DNA:
- the LOC141763776 gene encoding uncharacterized protein LOC141763776: MGGAVCKEEVKEKKRSVGTEDSLTSADRIRRFTVRQFGYNVLSLARRGLKEVPVELWELLELEKLNLSLNSLKVLPPQLSLLSNLVVLNLWGNQLSSLPAEIGQLRRLRVLFAYRNRLSEVPEELGACTQLEVLSLANNQLSSLPASLSNLTRLRKLNLSHNHIAHIPGCVYNMKALVFLHLACNRLENLAENIQALVELKILIVEGNSLHSLPKALCCLTRLELLNLDFNDIKDVPQEMYQLSRLEKLACHPLDKGLHITHNPLLKPVKEVLEGGLSALYNYLRAP, from the exons atgggaggagcagtgtgtaaagaggaggtgaaggagaagaagaggagcgtCGGGACGGAGGACAGTCTGACGTCAGCGGACAGAATCCGGCGATTCACCGTCAGACAGTTTGGATACAACGTCCTGAGTCTGGCTCGCCGAGGACTGAAG GAGGTCCCAGTTGAACTCTGGGAGCTGCTGGAGTTGGAGAAGCTGAACTTGTCTCTCAACAGTCTGAAGGTTCTTCCTCCTCAACTGTCTCTGCTGTCCAACCTGGTGGTCCTCAACCTGTGGGGCAACCAG CTCAGCAGCCTGCCAGCAGAGATCGGTCAGCTGAGGAGACTCCGAGTTTTATTCGCCTACAGAAACCGACTGAGTGAAGTTCCTGAAGAGCTGGGAGCCTGTACACAACTAGAG GTTCTGAGTTTAGCCAACAACCAGCTGTCCTCGCTGCCCGCCTCACTCTCCAATCTGACCCGACTGAGGAAACTGAACCTCAGTCACAACCACATCGCCCACATCCCGGGCTGCGTCTACAACATGAAGGCTCTG GTGTTCCTCCACCTGGCCTGTAACCGTCTGGAGAACCTGGCGGAGAACATCCAGGCTCTGGTGGAGCTCAAGATCCTCATCGTGGAGGGAAACAGCCTCCACTCTCTGCCTAAGGCCCTCTGCTGCCTCACCAG GTTGGAGTTGCTGAATCTGGACTTTAATGACATTAAGGACGTCCCTCAG GAGATGTACCAGTTGTCCCGTCTGGAGAAGCTGGCCTGCCATCCTCTGGATAAAGGACTCCACattacccacaatcctctgctgAAGCCTGTCAAGGAGGTGCTGGAGGGTGGGCTCAGCGCCCTCTACAACTACCTGAGAGCCCCCTAG